The Drosophila sechellia strain sech25 chromosome 2R, ASM438219v1, whole genome shotgun sequence nucleotide sequence GCGGGTGCCGCCGAGATCTcgtccagctgctgctggagcaTCTGCTCCTCCACCTGGCCGTCGcccatgctgctgctgctggtggttgtGGCGCCGCTGCCGGTTTGGCTGGTGCGCAGCTCCGGCGGCAGATAGATTTTGACCACGCTGGTTATCTTCACCCGACAGTTGGGACAGTTGCTGCATCTGCAGACAGGATACAATAAGTTAGTAAGGATTCAAAGGGGACACAAGGCTGCAGAGACAACTCACCTTGCAGCGCACTGGGCGCAGGCGATGACGTGACAGCACGGATTGAACACTGTGTTGATGGCGCGGTCCATGCAGATCTTGCACTGCATGGCCTCCGAGATGCGCGTGTCCACGCAACGCTCAATCGCCGCCTCACGCGCCTCCTTCTCGCGTAAGGCCAAATCTATCTTGCCGGCCATGGAGCCGCCGGCACCAGTCGTCAGGGCCATGGCCCATGGGCTGACGCCCGGCTCGCCGCCGGCAGAGGCGCCCAATCCCCCAGCGACAGCAGAGCATCCCTCGGCTCCCTCCGCCACCAGATCGCCGCCCCGCTCGTGGAGGGTCCTCCTCGCCTGGTCGTGCACCTCGCGGCACGTGTGCTGGATGTCGAAGACGTAGCGCTTGCCCAGCTCCGTGTTCTCCATGAACATGGAGGCGATGGTGCCCTTGAGATCCCGGGTGAACTGATTGGTCACCACTCCGCGCACCTTGTCGCACACGTAGAAGGCGTGGCGCTCCGTGATGGAGCGGTACAGGCCCGCGGCGATCGGCTGCTTGGGCAACTTGATCTCCAGCTCCTTGCGATCGTTGTGGTCATCAACGTACTCCAACTTGAAAGTGCGACGCAGCGACTTGGCCGCAGCGATGGCGCCAAAGGGGATGCTAAACAAAAAGAGACACAAGTCCATTAGTTTTGagaaacttaaataaaaaggaggaaaaggaAGTCAATTGATTTATAAGCCCTATGCATTTCCAAGGCACTTTCAAATGTTAACTACATATTTGGGTATTAATCATCAGGGTTTATAACGCATAAAGTGAgttctattaaaaatgttaCCTTTGACGCTAATTTTGCGCTACATTAACTTAAAGCCAAAATCATTTCGAAAAAATATTGTCAAGAAACGACTATAAAAatgccatttaattattcaggTTAATGTACCATCCATCTACTTATAAGAatgttgttttcgttttgaGCAACTTTTTTAAGGCCTCTCaccttgacttttgttttatgaATACGAAATTACTCAATTTGGTTTTTAGTAAAAATATGAATTAGGTAAGTTAGAAGTGGGATAAGCAAAAAGACTGTTAGAAAACTCTATGATTCGATTATAAGTCTCTCTTTAAGCGCATAGTTATGGTAAAAGTGCCTTGTGAGTTTTATACTTTCGGTTATGGAAAGTTCGAGCTGAAGGATCGATCGTATCCTTGGAGTCCTGCAACTCACCTCTGTTTCTCGCCCCCCCGGCAGACGGTGATGCCATGGGCGCCCACCGCGATGTCGCAGCGCGTGGCACTCTCGTTGGTGGTCACGCCGCTGAAGAGCTCCTCGCCGTAGCCCTCGAGATCCTGGATGGACTTGAGCAGCCAGTACTTGGCCGTCTTGAGGCTCATCTGCAGTTTGGCCAGCTTGCCGTGCTCCACGGCTATTTGGCGCAGATAGTCCGCCGGCGGTTCACCCTCGCAACCCGGCTGCATGAAGTACTCCTCGTAGACGCGCAGCGGATTGCTGGCCAGTCGCTCGTCCAGGCCCgtctggctgctgctgttgctggggctgctggagctgctgttTGAGTGGGTTTGCGAGCAGGCGGATGTGGAGGCGGATGCTGAGGCGGATGCAGACGCGGATGCAGATGGCGAGGGCTGGAGACTGCAGCTGGTGGTGCTTGCCGCTGGCAGAGTGCAGACCTCGATGTGCTCCATGGACTTCTGCTTGGACAGGCGGCGCTTCTTGAAGCTCAGCACGTGCTCCTTCTCCTTGCGCTGCTGCTCCAGGCGAtgctgctgcgcctgctgttgttgctgctgctgctgctgggccaACTCGCGTCTCATCCGCATTGGGCAGTCGGCCTTCAGAGACGACTCATTGAATCGCAGCCCATCCGCCTGGCAGAGCAGCGCCGCCAACTTGGCCGCTCCACTCCAGTCCGGCGCAGTGAGCCTGCCCTCGAGCAGATCCCGCCTGGCCTGCATGTAGAACAGATTGCGCACGCTCTCCTGCAGGATGAAGTGCACCGGCACCCAGAACTTGACCCGCAGCGCCAGCATCAGCTGGATgccgctgccactgctgccgctgtcgcCGGATAGCCGGTTGCGCAGATTGATCCACTGGCGCGTCTGCGACTCCTTCTGGTTGGGCGTCCAGTGCTCCAGGCCGAAGTACTCCATCTCGCAGATGATGTTCATCGCGCGACAGACCTGCAAGCAAAGGATATGGGTGGTTAGTTA carries:
- the LOC6615540 gene encoding E3 ubiquitin-protein ligase MYLIP-A gives rise to the protein MWCIVNLPNGTQQAVKWDPKANGQECLEKVCRAMNIICEMEYFGLEHWTPNQKESQTRQWINLRNRLSGDSGSSGSGIQLMLALRVKFWVPVHFILQESVRNLFYMQARRDLLEGRLTAPDWSGAAKLAALLCQADGLRFNESSLKADCPMRMRRELAQQQQQQQQQAQQHRLEQQRKEKEHVLSFKKRRLSKQKSMEHIEVCTLPAASTTSCSLQPSPSASASASASASASTSACSQTHSNSSSSSPSNSSSQTGLDERLASNPLRVYEEYFMQPGCEGEPPADYLRQIAVEHGKLAKLQMSLKTAKYWLLKSIQDLEGYGEELFSGVTTNESATRCDIAVGAHGITVCRGGEKQSIPFGAIAAAKSLRRTFKLEYVDDHNDRKELEIKLPKQPIAAGLYRSITERHAFYVCDKVRGVVTNQFTRDLKGTIASMFMENTELGKRYVFDIQHTCREVHDQARRTLHERGGDLVAEGAEGCSAVAGGLGASAGGEPGVSPWAMALTTGAGGSMAGKIDLALREKEAREAAIERCVDTRISEAMQCKICMDRAINTVFNPCCHVIACAQCAARCSNCPNCRVKITSVVKIYLPPELRTSQTGSGATTTSSSSMGDGQVEEQMLQQQLDEISAAPASLEAGADAGVGVGGVAVGAGAGATGPGGQPKVTTAA